In Silene latifolia isolate original U9 population chromosome X, ASM4854445v1, whole genome shotgun sequence, the following proteins share a genomic window:
- the LOC141620154 gene encoding uncharacterized protein LOC141620154, whose product MNEERKFSKFLDMLKKLEVSLPFTEVVTQMPLYTKFSKDVLTKKRSIGRDGLVSLRGQCIAILLNPMPEKLQDPDNFSIPCTVGNVSIKRALCDLGASVSILPLPIARKVGLHDMITTSMTLQLADRSVQRPIGVIEDVPVKVGNFYIPADFVVLDIPEDQQMPIILGRPFLATGDVNISLQGGETHLQGGREHS is encoded by the coding sequence ATGAATGAGGAGAGGAAGTTCTCCAAATTCTTGGACATGTTGAAGAAGCTCGAAGTTTCATTACCTTTCACCGAGGTAGTGACACAAATGCCGCTCTACACAAAATTCTCGAAGGATGTGTTGACCAAGAAGAGAAGCATTGGAAGAGATGGTCTAGTTTCTCTTAGAGGGCAATGTATTGCGATCTTACTCAATCCCATGCCGGAGAAACTACAAGATCCGGATAATTTTTCCATCCCTTGCACGGTGGGTAACGTGAGCATTAAGAGGGCACTTTGTGATCTTGGTGCTAGTGTTAGCATACTACCTCTTCCCATTGCAAGGAAAGTCGGGTTACATGACATGATTACTACCTCCATGACACTACAACTAGCCGATAGATCGGTACAAAGACCGATAGGAGTGATTGAGGACGTGCCGGTTAAGGTTGGCAACTTCTACATCCCGGCGGATTTTGTAGTGCTTGACATCCCGGAGGATCAACAAATGCctattatactaggaagaccctTCCTAGCAACCGGAGATGTTAATATTAGCCTTCAAGGAGGGGAAACTCACCTTCAAGGTGGGAGGGAACATAGTTGA
- the LOC141616794 gene encoding uncharacterized protein LOC141616794 yields the protein MDSFRAVKSAMRSGSGGHCIDQPPPCEADPFLELENALYEKLQVNDDDLETSSDSPSDGTSSLEDENTSNPITNMDGSTSISSECLHKCAAFSVPSCSEGTEHAVSQSLSMPTDRKLVSAMKGSREKEGVPKKKLSVTWAPDVYDPPPTSVSHYRKKKDHKQYSKSSKKHGKGKHKGKSVQGGGSASKERKHSRKSKTGGRSDRSLNSFADTDRLQNYKSPLEFLDFNDPGIGSPDPNCGSNFLGQASGTMHCVF from the coding sequence ATGGACAGCTTCCGTGCTGTAAAATCTGCAATGAGAAGTGGTTCTGGTGGCCATTGTATTGATCAGCCACCTCCTTGTGAAGCGGACCCATTTCTTGAACTTGAAAATGCGTTATATGAAAAATTGCAAGTGAATGATGATGACTTGGAAACGTCTTCGGATTCTCCTTCGGATGGTACAAGCAGTCTGGAGGATGAAAATACAAGTAATCCCATCACGAATATGGATGGCTCCACCTCAATCTCTAGCGAGTGCCTTCACAAGTGTGCTGCATTCTCTGTTCCCTCTTGTTCGGAGGGAACAGAGCACGCTGTCAGTCAGTCTCTGTCAATGCCTACTGATCGCAAGCTAGTTTCCGCAATGAAAGGGAGCCGTGAGAAGGAGGGTGTTCCTAAAAAGAAGCTTAGTGTTACTTGGGCACCTGATGTGTATGATCCACCTCCAACATCAGTATCACACTATCGAAAGAAGAAGGATCACAAACAGTACAGCAAGAGCTCCAAAAAGCACGGAAAAGGGAAGCACAAGGGCAAGAGTGTGCAAGGAGGAGGAAGTGCGTCCAAAGAGAGGAAGCATTCTAGAAAATCGAAGACGGGTGGGAGATCTGACCGGAGTTTGAACTCTTTTGCCGATACTGACAGGTTACAAAACTATAAATCGCCTCTGGAGTTTCTTGATTTTAATGATCCTGGAATAGGCAGCCCCGACCCTAACTGTGGTAGTAATTTTCTCGGACAAGCCAGTGGTACTATGCATTGTGTTTTCTGA